The following are from one region of the Nymphaea colorata isolate Beijing-Zhang1983 chromosome 7, ASM883128v2, whole genome shotgun sequence genome:
- the LOC116257088 gene encoding uncharacterized protein LOC116257088, with protein sequence MSVVAFPAARVAYPPPPSSSTSLAAFGRPLRLYVGPSTASRAAGRRGGVSGHVQAVVKRSPKRLKYSAPRLNKEEGLFYIEVDPFGGNTWMLERVVQLLKDGAVGIIPTDTVYAIVCDLKNYSAVERLRRIKDIEASKPLSILCHTFHDIDTYTLGFPRGNNHGQTSIFRAVKHCLPGPYTFILPASKELPKQCTFYGTVAKCVLRKTVGVRMPDDPICQAILEKLDQPLICTSVKSPTEDGWMVDPAVMADMYGEKGLDFIVDGGIRVADPSTIVDMTGSLPTVIRQGKGPSLDWMVSPSDEE encoded by the exons ATGAGCGTCGTTGCCTTCCCAGCCGCTCGCGTTGCTTATCCACCTCCgccttcttcctccacctccttGGCGGCGTTCGGCCGCCCCCTCCGCCTGTACGTTGGCCCCTCGACTGCATCCCGAGCGGCAGGGCGCCGGGGGGGTGTCTCCGGCCACGTTCAGGCGGTGGTGAAGCGGAGCCCTAAGCGCCTCAAGTACTCCGCTCCTCGCCTCAACAAG GAGGAAGGGCTATTCTATATTGAAGTTGATCCCTTTGGTGGAAATACTTGGATGTTAGAGCGAGTCGTACAACTTTTAAAGGATGGAGCTGTTGGTATAATTCCCACAGATACTGT ATATGCTATTGTTTGTGACCTTAAAAATTATTCTGCTGTGGAACGTCTACGAAG GATCAAAGATATAGAAGCTTCAAAG CCTCTCAGTATATTATGCCATACATTCCACGACATTGATACTTACACCTTGGGATTTCCTCGTGGGAATAATCATGGTCAAACTAGCATATTTCGAGCTGTTAAGCATTGCCTGCCTGGGCCT TACACTTTCATCCTTCCGGCAAGCAAAGAATTACCAAAGCAATGTACATTTTATGGAACTGTAGCAAAGTGTGTATTAAGGAAGACCGTTGGTGTTAGAATGCCTGATGATCCTATATGTCAAGCAATTCTGGAAAAACTAGATCAGCCTCTGATTTGCACAAG TGTGAAGTCACCAACAGAAGATGGATGGATGGTAGATCCTGCTGTAATGGCTGACATGTATGGAGAGAAG gggctTGATTTTATTGTTGATGGAGGGATCAGGGTTGCTGATCCTTCTACTATAGTGGACATGACTGGTAGTTTGCCAACTGTTATCCGGCAAGGAAAG GGACCTTCACTTGATTGGATGGTATCGCCAAGTGATGAAGAGTGA
- the LOC116258164 gene encoding stress-related protein-like — translation MATDQENREGNLKHLGFFRVAAIRALACVSALYGQAKENSGPLRSGVEAVEGTVKMVVGPVYQRLKGVPDDLLCFVDKKVDETVTKLNVFVPPPVKQVSSEAYGAAQKVPQVAKSFVSKAHQDGVVVASKSFYTEYEPAAVEYMVKVYHALYSLPLFPHLAEVVIPTAAHWSEKYNRTVVHMTASHYPFCSYLPLVPIEKISKTFEGKKKKKESGEMEGITEISD, via the exons ATGGCCACGGATCAG GAGAATCGGGAAGGCAATCTCAAGCACTTGGGGTTCTTCCGCGTGGCGGCGATCAGAGCCCTGGCGTGCGTCTCGGCCTTGTATGGGCAGGCCAAGGAGAATTCTGGGCCGCTGAGGTCCGGCGTCGAAGCCGTCGAGGGCACCGTGAAGATGGTTGTCGGACCTGTTTACCAGAGGTTGAAAGGAGTCCCCGACGACCTTCTGTGCTTCGTCGATAAGAAG GTGGATGAAACTGTAACAAAGTTGAACGTCTTCGTCCCTCCTCCTGTGAAACAAGTCTCCTCTGAAGCCTACGGAGCAGCTCAGAAGGTGCCTCAGGTGGCAAAATCCTTTGTATCCAAGGCCCATCAAGACGGAGTCGTGGTTGCCAGCAAGAGCTTCTACACGGAGTACGAGCCAGCTGCCGTGGAGTACATGGTGAAAGTATACCATGCCCTCTACTCACTGCCATTGTTTCCCCATCTTGCAGAGGTCGTGATCCCCACCGCAGCTCACTGGTCTGAGAAGTACAATAGGACTGTTGTTCACATGACCGCAAGCCACTATCCCTTCTGTAGCTATCTTCCTCTTGTACCAATTGAGAAGATCTCCAAGACATTcgaggggaagaagaagaagaaagaatcagGTGAAATGGAGGGCATCACCGAGATATCTGATTGA
- the LOC116258043 gene encoding ras-related protein RABA5c-like has translation MEDDEGENYLFKIVIIGDSAVGKSNLLSRFARNEFNQNSKATIGVEFQTQSMEIEGREVKAQIWDTAGQERFRAVTSAYYRGAVGALIVYDITRRSTFENIDRWLEELKTHSDVTMAKLLVGNKCDQESLRDVSVEEAKEFAEKEGLFFMETSALDSTNVKAAFEVVIKEIYNGVSRKVLNSEVYKKELSMNRVNLVDSQKDVYEEKNFKSSCC, from the exons atgGAGGACGACGAAGGGGAGAACTACCTGTTCAAGATAGTGATCATAGGGGATTCGGCGGTGGGGAAGTCGAACCTACTGTCGAGGTTCGCGAGGAACGAGTTTAATCAGAATTCGAAGGCGACCATCGGGGTGGAGTTCCAGACGCAGAGCATGGAGATTGAGGGGAGGGAGGTGAAGGCCCAAATCTGGGACACCGCCGGACAGGAGAGGTTCAGGGCCGTCACCTCCGCCTACTACAGGGGTGCCGTCGGTGCTCTCATCGTTTACGACATCACCCGCCGGAGCACCTTCGAGAACATCGATAGGTGGCTCGAGGAGCTGAAGA CTCATTCAGATGTCACCATGGCAAAATTGTTGGTCGGCAACAAGTGTGATCAGGAGAGCTTAAGGGATGTCAGCGTGGAAGAAGCAAAGGAGTTTGCCGAGAAAGAAGGGTTGTTCTTCATGGAGACCTCCGCATTGGACTCCACAAATGTCAAAGCAGCTTTTGAGGTTGTGATAAAGGAAATCTACAATGGTGTGAGCAGAAAGGTCCTGAATTCTGAAGTATACAAGAAAGAACTGTCAATGAACAGGGTGAATCTTGTTGATAGCCAGAAGGACGTGTATGAGGAGAAAAACTTCAAGTCTTCCTGCTGCTAA
- the LOC116257890 gene encoding exopolygalacturonase-like, with amino-acid sequence MTPRAISCLWVVLPICIHGILLADAGNQIFNVKKFGAKADGETDDRKAVLDAWNAACASNGRPRVVIPPGTFLIGQTKFEGPCPGAYPIVVEVKGKVIAPTDLSQFSSDDWISFSKVHGLVLTGGGVFDGRGSSAWPSNDCLTSANCKLLPTSLKFNFLTNSTIRRISSVDSKFFHMIIFGSENVKAHDLRISAPSDSPNTDGIHIGDSTGIAVSRSVIGTGDDCISIGPGSNLITISNIICGPGHGISVGSLGKYRDEKDVTDLRVRNCTFRNTTNGLRIKTWPASGVLHAKNFTFEDIIMKNVHNPIIIDQKYCPYDSCPTEEAPSKVKISNVNFRNVKGTSTSQVAVNLICSKAFPCEGVTLSDIDLKYNGEEGKATSSCFNVNGFSSGTQVPPPCV; translated from the exons ATGACTCCAAGAGCCATTTCTTGTTTGTGGGTAGTGCTGCCCATATGCATCCATGGCATTTTGCTTGCTGATGCTGGGAACCAGATCTTCAATGTGAAGAAGTTTGGAGCAAAGGCTGATGGCGAAACAGATGATCGCAAG GCAGTTTTAGATGCATGGAATGCTGCCTGCGCATCAAATGGCCGGCCTCGAGTGGTTATACCGCCGGGCACATTTCTCATTGGCCAAACCAAATTTGAGGGTCCCTGTCCCGGTGCATATCCCATTGTGGTGGAGGTGAAGGGGAAGGTCATAGCACCCACAGATCTCTCTCAGTTCTCATCAGATGATTGGATATCCTTCAGCAAGGTTCACGGCCTGGTCTTGACAGGCGGCGGCGTGTTCGACGGCAGGGGCAGCTCCGCCTGGCCGAGCAACGACTGCCTTACATCTGCTAATTGCAAGCTCCTACCCACT TCTCTGAAGTTCAACTTCCTCACCAACTCAACCATTCGGCGCATATCTTCAGTTGATAGCAAGTTCTTCCACATGATCATCTTCGGCTCCGAAAATGTGAAGGCCCATGATCTACGCATATCGGCACCAAGTGACAGTCCAAATACTGACGGGATCCATATTGGGGATTCCACAGGGATCGCCGTCTCTAGATCTGTAATCGGCACCGGCGACGATTGCATATCAATTGGGCCCGGAAGCAACCTGATTACCATCTCGAATATCATATGCGGACCAGGACATGGTATCAG TGTTGGTAGCCTTGGGAAGTATCGAGATGAGAAGGATGTGACAGACTTAAGAGTGAGGAATTGCACCTTTAGAAATACCACAAATGGTTTGAGGATTAAGACGTGGCCGGCATCAGGTGTTCTTCACGCCAAAAATTTCACATTCGAAGATATTATCATGAAGAACGTCCACAATCCCATCATCATCGACCAAAAGTATTGCCCATATGATTCTTGCCCTACCGAG GAAGCGCCATCGAAGGTGAAGATCAGCAACGTGAATTTCAGGAACGTGAAAGGAACATCGACATCGCAAGTGGCCGTGAATCTCATCTGCAGCAAGGCGTTCCCCTGCGAGGGGGTGACGCTCAGCGACATCGATTTGAAGTACAACGGAGAGGAAGGGAAGGCCACCTCCAGCTGCTTCAACGTTAATGGATTCTCTTCTGGGACACAAGTCCCACCTCCTTGTGTGTAG